From a single Nicotiana tabacum cultivar K326 chromosome 8, ASM71507v2, whole genome shotgun sequence genomic region:
- the LOC107761999 gene encoding uncharacterized protein LOC107761999 translates to MPEHPATDLSATDNIGTVKRYAPPNQRNRSLGRRKSGGDRLERANSYASDGEKNQISASSSVSTVADASGVNRANEYPPTRLIPLQGCGTSEAFQLLNDRWAAALNAHNNLPDDSLERPVMYMKRSPWGHAMLPHQLMSQAGAGSSTGPHKDFLNELRLAMLSANAISDA, encoded by the exons ATGCCGGAACATCCTGCTACTGACTTATCAGCCACCGACAATATTGGAACCGTCAAACGTTATGCCCCTCCCAATCAGCG GAATCGTTCACTCGGTAGGCGAAAATCTGGAGGAG ATCGACTCGAACGAGCTAACAGCTATGCTAGTGATGGAGAGAAGAACCAAATCAGTGCCTCTAGTTCTGTATCTACTGTAGCTGATGCAAGTGGTGTCAATCGAGCGAATGAGTATCCTCCAACAAGGTTAATACCGCTACAAGGATGTGGTACAAGCGAAGCTTTTCAGCTACTAAATGATC GCTGGGCAGCTGCTCTGAATGCTCACAACAATTTACCAGATGATTCTCTTG AAAGGCCAGTCATGTACATGAAAAGATCACCCTGGGGGCACGCAATGCTTCCACATCAA TTAATGTCACAAGCAGGAGCTGGATCTTCTACTGGGCCACACAAGGATTTTTTGAACGAACTTCGGCTGGCAATGCTCAGTGCAAATGCCATTTCTGATGCCTAA